One window of Triticum dicoccoides isolate Atlit2015 ecotype Zavitan chromosome 5A, WEW_v2.0, whole genome shotgun sequence genomic DNA carries:
- the LOC119300124 gene encoding glutathione S-transferase 1-like: MVLHLELEVEDLEVGRGVVSFPAREDGRHHKMIRLGLGSGLACCAPGCGPVVVAELQLFAVPIHARAIIIVRWVYGGGARQQAAGGDGASGRQHQGLDRDLKSLRGVDVVSQPTESRAIARYILRKYRTPGSPDLLGENGGAKGATMVDVWTEVEAQQYHPAISPVVFECIIFPVMRGAATDQKVVDESLERLRGVLGTYEERLSESRYLAGDSFSFADLNHFPFTFYFMATPYAALFDEYPRVKAWWEDLMARPSVKRVCANMPTKF; this comes from the exons ATGGTGTTGCACCTGGAGCTTGAGGTGGAAGACCTCGAGGTCGGCCGGGGAGTTGTCTCTTTCCCGGCGCGCGAAGACGGAAGGCACCATAAGATGATACGGTTGGGCTTGGGCTCGGGTTTGGCGTGTTGTGCTCCTGGTTGTGGACCTGTGGTGGTCGCCGAGCTGCAGCTCTTCGCGGTTCCCATCCACGCGCGAGCTATCATCATCGTCCGCTGGGTCTATGGTGGTGGCGCGAGGCAACAAGCGGCTGGAGGCGATGGCGCTAGCGGCCGGCA GCACCAAGGTCTGGACAGAGACCTGAAAAGTCTTCGAGGGGTGGACGTTGTGTCCCAACCAACAGAGTCGCGCGCGATCGCGAGGTACATCCTGCGCAAGTATAGGACGCCGGGGTCGCCGGACCTGCTGGGAGAGAACGGCGGCGCCAAGGGGGCGACAATGGTGGACGTGTGGACGGAGGTGGAAGCGCAGCAGTACCACCCGGCCATCTCGCCCGTGGTGTTCGAGTGCATCATCTTCCCCGTCATGCGCGGCGCCGCCACGGACCAGAAGGTCGTCGACGAGAGCCTGGAGCGGCTGAGGGGGGTGCTGGGGACGTACGAGGAGCGGCTGTCCGAGAGCAGGTACCTGGCCGGGGACTCCTTCAGCTTCGCGGACCTCAACCACTTCCCCTTCACCTTCTActtcatggccaccccgtacgcgGCCCTCTTCGACGAGTACCCCAGGGTGAAGGCCTGGTGGGAGGACCTCATGGCCAGACCTTCGGTCAAGAGGGTCTGCGCCAATATGCCCACCAAGTTCTAG